One window of Cervus canadensis isolate Bull #8, Minnesota chromosome 19, ASM1932006v1, whole genome shotgun sequence genomic DNA carries:
- the HPGDS gene encoding hematopoietic prostaglandin D synthase isoform X2, with product MPNYKLIYFNMRGRAEIIRYIFAYLDIKYEDHRIEQADWPEIKSTLPFGKIPILEVDGLKLHQSLAIARYLTRNTDLAGKTELEQCQVDAIVDTLDDFMSRFPWAEKRQDIKVTWADFYWEICSTTLLVFKPDLLDIYPRLVTLRKKVQSIPAIADWVLRRPQTKL from the exons ATGCCAAACTAcaaactcatttattttaatatgagGGGGAGAGCAGAAATTATTCGTTACATATTTGCATATTTGGACATAAAATATGAAGACCACAGAATAGAACAAGCTGATTGGCCTGAAATCAAGTCAA ctcttccATTTGGCAAAATCCCCATTTTGGAAGTTGACGGACTGAAACTTCACCAGAGTCTGGCAATAGCAAGATACTTGACCAGAAACACAG ATTTGGCTGGAAAAACAGAACTTGAACAATGTCAAGTGGATGCAATTGTGGACACACTGGATGATTTCATGTCTCGTTTTCCTTGGGCAGAGAAAAGACAAGATATAAAA GTAACTTGGGCAGACTTCTACTGGGAAATTTGCAGCACCACACTTTTGGTCTTTAAACCTGATTTGCTGGACATCTACCCCAGGCTGGTGACATTACGGAAGAAAGTCCAAAGCATTCCTGCCATCGCTGACTGGGTACTGCGAAGGCCCCAGACCAAGCTCTAG
- the HPGDS gene encoding hematopoietic prostaglandin D synthase isoform X1, which translates to MPNYKLIYFNMRGRAEIIRYIFAYLDIKYEDHRIEQADWPEIKSTLPFGKIPILEVDGLKLHQSLAIARYLTRNTDLAGKTELEQCQVDAIVDTLDDFMSRFPWAEKRQDIKNQIFKELLTCDAPPLLQNLDTYLGENKWFIGDSVTWADFYWEICSTTLLVFKPDLLDIYPRLVTLRKKVQSIPAIADWVLRRPQTKL; encoded by the exons ATGCCAAACTAcaaactcatttattttaatatgagGGGGAGAGCAGAAATTATTCGTTACATATTTGCATATTTGGACATAAAATATGAAGACCACAGAATAGAACAAGCTGATTGGCCTGAAATCAAGTCAA ctcttccATTTGGCAAAATCCCCATTTTGGAAGTTGACGGACTGAAACTTCACCAGAGTCTGGCAATAGCAAGATACTTGACCAGAAACACAG ATTTGGCTGGAAAAACAGAACTTGAACAATGTCAAGTGGATGCAATTGTGGACACACTGGATGATTTCATGTCTCGTTTTCCTTGGGCAGAGAAAAGACAAGATATAAAA AATCAGATATTTAAGGAGCTACTTACATGTGATGCACCTCCTCTTCTGCAAAATTTGGACACATACTTAGGGGAAAACAAGTGGTTTATTGGTGACTCT GTAACTTGGGCAGACTTCTACTGGGAAATTTGCAGCACCACACTTTTGGTCTTTAAACCTGATTTGCTGGACATCTACCCCAGGCTGGTGACATTACGGAAGAAAGTCCAAAGCATTCCTGCCATCGCTGACTGGGTACTGCGAAGGCCCCAGACCAAGCTCTAG